The Solanum dulcamara chromosome 6, daSolDulc1.2, whole genome shotgun sequence genome contains the following window.
TTCCACGAGTGAAGCAATCCATGCGACAGAACAATGATTTGCTGTTGGATTTAGATTCGAAAGTGTTTTGGATTAAGGTGAAGAGAGAAAGTGAAgtagaaagagaaaataaactGAAAGCATATAAAAAGGGTGAAAAATTTAGGCATGGGTTATCACCCAAGATTACCGTGATTTGATTTGATCCTATTAATGCGCTGTCAGATTGTATTCATCTCTCTCCGCATAATTATCTCTTATTAATTATGatctaaattaaaaaattataaaggacttaatttaaactaattttaaataaatagagatatgttaagatttgaaaataaaaagttatacGTTGAACATACTTAAAACTATagttaaaacttgaaatattgaCTCTTAAATACATGTATGGTGTAAATTATTAGGAATATTTGCACacaatattcaaaattattcttGGAAATTAACAGTCATTCTAAAGAGGGCTTTGAGTGACAAAAATTGATCAACAAAAGAGCCTGTTCGTGGTTTTTTAAACTTTTTAGTCAAGGAGtttcttccaaaaaaaataaaattaatgtcCTGTTAGATTGGGCAATTAAAATCTTGTTTGATATCTGTAAACCACGATTCTTTTGCATAACatgtatatggtgatatcataaaTAAATAGACACTTAGTTGAATGACAGTAcctaaatgaatattttctcaaagttccatcacatatttaaatatttttccctTGTTAAAATAACATGTATTTACACAAATGGATTGTGACCTATAAAAACAATTTATGGAGATACATAATTGAACAATTAGTAGAAGACTTTATGATTCAAATGGCTCTTTGATCAATTCAAATTCTTGTCAAATAAAGAAATGCTAATTGTGCTGGACTAATTCTTTGTACTTGATGTGTCCTTTAAATTATCCATCATATAATTAATGAAGCAAACATCCAACGTAATCATTGAACAAATCAAATGGAATTACGTGGACAACATGAGTTTCCAACAATATAAATACCACCATTTCAATTCTTTGTTTCCTCAGTAAGAAATACACGAAAAATAACAGCTATGGCAAAGCATACTATTTTTCTCGCCCTTCTCTTCTGCATCTTCCTTGTTGCTGCAACTGGTGAGTCAAGAATAAATGACATGATTTCTTTAAGATTACGaatttttacaatatttatttttattaaattttgtgaCAACTCAAACATGTCCAATAAAATGAAATGGAGGTGGTGTTAATAGGAGatttttacaatatttattttctcattcttgCAGAAATACAAATGGCAGAAGGCAAATATTGTTGGAAAAAAAGTGACAAGTGGAATGGGCCTTGTCAATACTCTTACAAATGTAGTCATCATTGCAAGCACTACTATGGAGCTAAATATGGTATCTGTAAGAAGTACAAACCATGGGGTCACAAATATTACTGGGCAAAGTATGCTTGCTACTGCTACTCACCTtgccactactaaaaaactttGTCTCATGGCTTGGCTTTGACTATGcagataaataaaaagataccTATTTTATGTGTGTAACAACGTAATAAGGCTGATTTATGAGTGTAATCAGTTTGGTCAAGCTTTGCGTGATGAGCAATTATATTGTATGCCTTTCTATTATTAATTGATGTGAACTATGATATTTTTCTATATAAGTATAACGAGAACACAAATGAACAGCGgaacaaaatcaaaatatatacaactcaAAAGATCCCTCTCAGAACCTGTATGTCACATTTATAGAGCTATTAGAAAATtagtacaagtcctaaaagtggaccacagaaacaagacTGTTTCGAAGAGCAAAAGACAGACAATAAATTCACTATAAACGTGAAAATAAATACGTACAAATCAGAAGTTCTCGTAGGACCTCAAGCAAGGAAAATTTTCTATGAAGACATATCACCATAAGAATTAAAAGACATTTTGACCTCAAACGATACCAAACTGTTCACatctcacaaaataaaatacatgctacaattttgttttcaaacTTCGGAGCCAAAGAAAATGTTGATGTCCAAATAGTCAGGGTTTACCCAAATGAATACATCTCTTAACTTGAATAAATTGCATAACTTTAGGTCCATTTTGGTTAGTGAGATCTTCTTGGCAGTATTGTTTAGCCATTGGGCACTGTtagaatatttgaaaatatattctgacagattgtatatatttagttcgtaatatagagatatttagtttatttagtttctaacatagagatatttagtttccttaattataacctaattatactcttgtatttgtgtatataaactattgaggttaatgaaataaatcaagggATTAATCTCTTTCATGGTATTAGATTTCTAGGGCACGATCCGACCTTCTTCTTCTTGGATTCCTGCTACCGTCGTCCCCTCCTCTCCCTCTTCCTCTCTTCTCAATCACCATGTCTAACTCcaaatcttcctttcatcctTCTCTTGAGGTATCCaacatcaagaaccatgttTCCATCACTCTTAAAATGGAGAACGTACAATATTCCACATGGGAGGAACTCTTTAAGATTCATGCAAGATCCCATCGGGTGATTGATCATATTATTCCTCCGACAAGTGGCACGAAGAAATGGCCTCAACAAGGGAGGACAAAGAACTGTGGTCCACCATAGATTCCACCATTCTCCAATGGATCTACGCTACTATCTCTCATGATCTTTTGCATACAATTCTTGAACCCGATACCACAGCGATGGAGGCTTGGAATCACTTGCGTGGCATATTCCAAGATAACAAACACTCTCGTACTATCACCCTTGAGCATGACTTCACTCATGTCGACATAGCAGATTTTCTGAATGTCAATGCCTATTTTCAACATCTCAAATATCTGGCGAATCAACTCAAGAATGTCGGCTCCCCGGTTGCTAAAGATCAACTAGTTCTTCAACTGGTCTCTAGCCTTATCGAGCCCTACCAAGGTGTGACCACTCTTATTCACCAACGTGACTTATTGCCTCAATTTTATCAAGCCCGTCCGATGCTCACTCTTGAGGAGGCTAGCCGTGCCAAGTACAAAAatcatccatctcaacctcaagacaaattatgaccaaaaaggaaatctcatcttggtgTTCatatgaatgaaacatgaatccgtactctcaacaaaactccactcaagaacaccatcaatacatatgaatttatatacaaaaattcatttatagtcaataatatgaaagataactatttagtaattcAAGTCATTCaattcatcaatcaattaatagtatataaaaaaatattctataaattaggaaaaattcaagaaaaccttcatagaaggttcaagcctttcacaatcttcatccaacacatctatggggcatatggaaaaACTCAATACATATTTTAGGTtttacatacctgaaaatcGAAGGAAATCGAGACTTGAAACAATGACTTGAAATCtaactcctcttcttcttctctaattTCTTCTCTCCAAGTCTTCTATACCTAAAATGAGGAGAAAACCCTCCTTGGTGTGATGAAGAACTCATTTTTTGTCCCAAACGACTAGGGTTATATTTGAGATAGGTTGGGAAAAGTCTGAAATACCCTTTctcaagaaaaatctgaaaaatgagTCCAAAAACCTGTAAgtgcaatagtggcgcgtcgcaccaagggacaaactattgaggctagtttcgggcgctatagtggcgtcgaGCGCCACTGGAgccccaggcctaaaattcctgcagtgatagtatgtagtaaaatagtcataacctttaactccgaactccaaaaaatgtattcttggtggcgttggaaataagactcaaataCTTTCAGttgataggtcatgggtcaCCCAactcattatattctaggatctattcttatttgaagttgacccttatactaactcatctgaaaacttaatcgattgtaattctttggactcatcttggtgttagagatccctcattaacctaaaccacatataatactcttcaaatacttaggaattgatcctaacgcatatataaaattacaatcCCTTCatttcgagtctacacacatgtGAATAAATATTTAAGTCTTTGCAAAAACATTTCTGGTGTATTACACTTTacacatcaaatcatcatcggtggaatagctcattaaaacctttggtttataatattatcatgactaccatgccctatttaccgttctactaatgcacttatatttataagaaaattaggtctacaatcagtgatgccattctgggtaccatgctaatcggaccttcaattttgaaaaaatgttcaaaagcattgacggtctatagggaggtcaaacatgtTATATCATAacgttaaacatttcatttgattcaatgtgagaattgtcctttcacattgaaaccttactttggctaagaagcccttttattaatcaatcatttcataaagactcccctaCATAAGAATTTACTTCATAaaattcattggagtcaaacttcatttaaactttactttatcataggaaactaggtgggttcatttcaaaaAGACTTTTAAATAGATTTAAAggatacttgtatgcatgagagtgatatgaatgcatctaatcaaacatcttaaaaacaaTCCACCATATGCAcgttaaaactacctttcaaaccttcatataagaacattgataatccatccatttcatgtaaataagaattaacataagtcaatataagtaaataaacttcaaatattcaagaatctatgcatttggaatcgtagtatgaaaatccctaAAAACTCATCGCTTGAAAttagagtcaatatacatataaatcaataggagtaaataaacttaaaatataccataatctatgcatttggaaccatcatgtgaaatcccataagatttcatcatttaaaattgatatactaagttgagaaaatatttgggctccatgggtggaagaacccatgaatgaaaacccacataccttagattgaAGCTTTTAAGAAAGTTAAATTATTGGTCTTCTATGAGAagccttgaatcctttgagtttgagagaaaaattggaggggatgatttgagagagaggagaatGAAGCTTAGGattctttggaggtgaaagaTTGCAAAATTTGACCCCAAAATGttccaagttcgtatatatagctattacataattttcccaaaatgtcCCTACAAAATATGGAAAACTGGACAAGTCCTCCACAGGTCTACGACACGGACGTGTCGCGTACCTTTCTGGTCGACAAAAAATGAAATTGGGAAAAATTGTCAAAGTTCGctgcaggtccgcgacgcggacttgtgTCGGACCTGTGTATTCAACCAAGCATAACTTTGGACTATGAACTCAGAAAAAAGCAATCTTGGtggaattggaaagaagactcaaagaaatttaatttgataggttatgggccactcaattcgttatattctaggagatatggttgtttgaagtggacccttatacaaactcattcagAAACTTAGCCGATAAAAATTGATTGGAATCGTCTTGGTCTTAGAGATCTcatatgaccctaaaacacatataatactcttaaaatacttagaaattgatactaactattatatacaactaaagatCGATGAGTTCGACCCTATACGCCTAAAAAGAATGGTTTGAATCTTGacatataattttttgagatgttacatatcattttttaattttttaatttgaaaatcatttttttatttagtattcTTATTACTTAAATCTGTTTTGTTTTTTAATCTCTCCTTAATATCCTCACATAATTTTCTCACTCACATtcgttattttttctttaactttttttctttttctttcctattTATCTTCAATACAAAGTTTCAGTTTTCgtccatgattttaaattaatttatttattatataatttatataaagtagCGTAAAAAATCAGTATGAAATATGACAACATTCATTCAATCTTGATTCAATAAGGAGATAATAATATGAAATCTTAACTAAACTTGAATTTAGATtggaattttaaatttgaaaaacactAAATACACAAAGTAGtaagaattaaatattttgaaattcaatttaGATACCAATTGCATACTTTGTTATGCTTAAGCTATCCATATGGATATCAATTGGATACATCATTAACTAATTTGAGCTTTGCTTACTcggttaaaattttaattatatgttgTATTTTCAGTTGGCTATCAATTACGTACATGGTTAGACTTTTACAGTTGGATGCCAATTGCATATATTGGTGGACTTAATTTTTCAAGTGGATGTCAATTGCATACCATGTGGATATCAAATAATTATCTACATTAAATAGTAATAGTTTTTGAGTatacatttgaaaaataatgcatacacaaagGATTAAGTATtacacataataaatattttgaaatcagaATTCATTGAGTTAAAAGACCAAAAACATCAAAATATGTGTTTGTCACAAATAAATAACTAaactaaaacaaaaaacaaattatAACTATTTTTTAGCAAGATAATTTGAATATGTCTTCTTCTTGTGTCACCTCGACAACATGTGCTACACGTAACATATAATTTCCTCTATTTGGAAATCAACATACTTTCTGTTCCACCATAAATTTAATGTATTGCATAATACCAAATAGAAATAACttgtatacatattttatatcagAATCCTGCAAATGCGTATACATTTTATAACAAAGTCATATTAATTTCATACAACCTGTGAAAATACCTATATAATGACATATTATATCAAATTTTTATACCATTTTAATACCACATATAACTATAAAATAgatataaaaaaagtaataatagCATATTCTATAACTATACCAAAATCATAAATGTATATAAATTAGAGATTAAGTACCAATTAAATATCGATTTCATGTTGATTataaaatcatatcatatcaactTCATATCAAATTAGTataaactgtaaataaaatcaaaatcttaTCACATTATATCAATTACATgtcatttatatatacataaaaaaaatacaatgcGTACCTATTtgtaacatctcaaaaatttctatgtcAAGATTCAAACCATTCTTTTTAGGCGTATAGGGTCGAACTCATCAAATTTTAATTGTATCTATgatttaggatcaattcctaagtatttgaagagtattagatgtgttttagggtcataagggatgtctaacaccaagccgattcCAAAGAATTTTTATCGGCTAATTTTTcaaatgagttcgtataagagtcaacttcaaacaaccatatctcctagaatataatgaattgggtgtctcataatttattaatttaaatttatttgagtcttctttccaactccactaagattgcattttttcgagttcggagtcaaaagttatgcttaGTTAAACAGAGAGATCCGCAACATGTCCGCGTCGCACATCTGCATTGAACTTTgacaatttttccagatttcacTTTTTTGTCGACCAGAAAGGTGCGCGATACGTCCGCGTTGCATACCTGTCACAGACTTGTCCTGTTTTCCAAGTTTTGTAGgaacatttttggaaaattacctaatatctatatatacgaacttggaatgttttggggtcaaattttatagtctttcacctccaaaaaaccctaaacttcatccttcTCTCTCtcaaatttttctctcaaactcaaaggattcaaggctcctcataGAAGACCAATAGTCAAACTTTCTCAAAAGCTTCAAtgtaaggtatgtgggttttcattcatggttcttccacccatggagcctaaatattttctaaacttaCTATAacaattttaaatgataaaatcgTATGGGATTtcacatgatggttccaaatgcatagaatatggtatattttaagtttatttactcctattgatttATATGTagattgactcttaatttcaagtgatgagtttttagggattttcatactatgattccaaatgcatagattcttgaatatttgaagtttatttacttctattgacttatgttgattcttatttacatgaaattgaTGGATTATCAATGCCCTTATatgaatttttgaaaggtagttttaaagtgcatatggtggatTGTTTTTAAGAAGTTTGATTGGATGCgttcatatcactctcatgtatacaagtatcctttaaatgtatttgaaagtctttttgaaatgaaccctcctagtttcctatgataaagtaaagttgaaatgaaatttgactccaatgaatgttatgtaGTAAATTCTTATGtaggggagtctttatgaaatgatcgATTAATGAAAGGGCTTTTTatccaaagtaaggtttcaatgtgaaaggacatcacattgaatcaaatgaaatgtttaatgtTGTGATATGACATATTTGACATCCCTATAGGACGttaatgcttttgaacatttttccaaaattgaaggtccgattagcatggtactcAGAAAgtcatcactgattgtagacctaattttcttataaattaaggttcattagtagaacggtaaataggatatggtagtcatgatgatattataaaccaaaggatttaatgagctattccacggatgatgatttgatgtctaaagttatacaatgcttatgttattatgatatataaatgttattctgtgggatttgacctagcaccgaatgtagcatgtagatggggaatCGACCTAAGGGGTTATTAAGTAAAgtttcatgttgcattaactattgtccgccataggagcccttgtaggctatttagtctagtggatccacaattagccaataaatttattaaagaaTGTTGAAATTGACGGatttctacccggcaagtagtctccgcATGCCAACGTATGGGCTTATGTTGGATtcaatgtaatagctcgcatggtcttaaatgtcggttatggtcacttttccacaaaatgaatattttagggtttgatatgatgatatctaattcatgcattcacttatgcatattgcttactcatgtctcccttatgttatttatttcatagaatactcacatacttagtacattcaaagtactaacacatacttttccctacatgatatcaccatgtaggaagaCTAGCTCAAATttgtttgaagattgcttgtggtgagttctcctggttcgggaacaacatcctttttattctaggCTTAcgttatgtagaacattaagacttttattaaggcatttcttgacacttattttgagggtgagctaggaacatgtcttagccccctccaAGTcattaatgtagaaggtatggttggacatagaaaaagatgttatgttgtctttggcTTTTATTAACTGTGATGCCCCTTAATCCCTACATCCCTTTTTTTTctacttgatttgtttatcattaccaatgaatactaagaggcttgggtgaggtacctccgggtgtctcattcgccatctcacgtctaggccctaggcttgggtcgtaaaagaattggtatcagagctcgaTGTTTTGAAATAGTTATtcgagtccaacataccgcgttgagtagagtcttgttcattggtgtgaagcgtgTCACATCTATTAATAGGAAGTTATGAGGCGTTTTAGGAAAAACATCACTTTAACTTACCAGTCCCAACATCAagagaatcctctaactcctgatgAAACTAAAAGGCATACAATCTTTCTTGGCGCTGACCACCATCCAATGTAGTAACACTTTGATCCCGATGACCTATAGTCTGGGCCAGAGCCTGAGGTCTAGTACAACTCCTACACTACCTTGCATAATGACCCGACTTTCCACACCTATAGCAAGTATCCAACCCTACTAAGTACTCCCCTCTATGGTTTTTCCCATACTTGGAAATAGTATATGTACTAAAACTACCACCGGTCTTGGATTGAGAATCTGTACCTTCACCTCGAGCATTCTTGGACTGCCTCCCTTTTCTAGATGCCACTGGACAATCCTTCTCCTTATGTCTACTTTTTTCGTAACTATAACAACTCCATGTGTCGTACAAGCACTCCTCTAGATGGTTTTTACCACACTTACCAAATGAGAGGAAGGACTTTTCCTTGCCATCACCTTTCTTAGAACAACGGCTAGACGTCTCCCCCTTTGACATCTTCTAATGGTTAAAGCTTTATTAGGAGTTAGAGTATTCTCCCGATGTTGGGATTGGTAGTTAAAGTGATGTTTTTCCTAAAACGCCTCATagactcctatttatagatgtggcatgcttcacaccaatgaacaagactctactcaacgcagtatgttggactccaataactatttcaaaacctcgagctctgataccaagtttttcatgacccaagcctagggcctagatgtgacatggagaatgagacacccggaggtacctcacccaatcTTCCTAGCATTCCTTAagtatttcattggtaatgataaacaaatcaagcgaAAAACAAAATGgatgtagggactaaggggtttcacatttaataagagtcaaagacaacataacatctttttctatgtccaatGATAAAGGTACATGAACAACCATTTGATCTCCATCAAAATTGGCATTGAGAAAACAAACGAGCCTCTACTTGAGTCTCCAAGGATAAAGGTACATGAACAGCCATTTGATCTCCATCAAAATCGGCATTAAATCCCTTACAAACTAATGGATGTAAACAAATAGTGCGCCCCTCTACTAAAACGGGCTGGAATGCTTGTATGCCTAATCTATGCAGCGTGGGTGCTCTATTCAGCAATACTAGATGTCCCTGCATAACTTCTTGAAGGATTTCCCATATAATCGActctttttctcaaattttactCTTAGCAACTCCTATGTTCGAAGCAAGATGTTGTCTAATTAGACCACGAATTACAAATGTCTGGAAAAGTTCTATTGCTATTTCCCGAGGCAATCCACATCGATGTAATGAAAGTGAAGGACCCACGATAATGACAGAACGTCCTGAATAATCGACTCGTTTGCCAAGCAGAGTCTCACAAAATCTTCCCTCTTTGCCTTCAATTACATCAGAAAATGACTTGTAAACTTTATTATGACCATCCCTCATTGGTTGTCCCCGGATTCCATTATCAAGAAGTGTATCCACGGCTTTTTGTACTAATTTCTCCTGACACATTACTAATTCTCCTGGCGTAGATCTACTTGTTGTTAATAGATCGGTAAGGGTATTGTTTCGATAGATAACTCTTCTATAGAGTTCATTAATATCTGAACTCATTAGTTCACCCCCATCTATCTGAATGATCGGTCTCAACTCAGGAGGAAGAACTGGTAATacacacaaaaccatccattctgGCTCTATATTTGTTCGAATAAAATGCTTAGCCAATTCCACGCGTCTAACCAAAAAGTCCTTTCTTCTTCCAACTTTTCGATCTTCCCATTCATTCCCTGTGTTCCCTTCTTCACCCAATTCTTCCCATTCTACCAACGAATTCTCTATAATAATTCGTAAATCTAGATCGGCTAATTGTTCTCGGATAGCACCTGCGCCAGTAGAGATTTCTCGATTGCGAAATGTATCGAAACCCTGGGTAGTAAAAAAAAGTGGGATGCTGTATTTCCAAGATTGGATTTCATATTCGAATAAACCTCGTAATCGTAAGAAAGTGGGCTTTTTAGTTATGGGCCTAGCAAAAGAAAAATTGGGATAGGATTCTATAGGATCTCCCCCCCTTCAAAATTAGACATGAAAGTTTCCTTTCATCCGGCTCAAGTAGGTACACCAAATAAGAAAAGGAGTTCTCATTTTTAAACTCTAAAAAATCCCCAAATAAAAAGGTCTACTCCTTACTCAAGTTCCTAGTGAAGACGAAACAAGATTTCAGTGATTCCGTCTTCTATTAATGATTTATTCAAATTCAATtacaacaaataaaatagaaaattctTGAGTAGTCTACTTCCCTTTGAATGATAAATCCATTAACTCTTAATAATTAAAGGAATACCTTGGAACCCATAAGGGATTTCCTTGTCTATATATTGTTCCATTCGATCGTTTAGGTCCCGACTTCACCTCGATGGTTAGGCCACCATGCCCTTAAAGTCTATACACGATAGATAGACTCCTGGAACCATGACATATTTGCTTACTTGAACATAATTTCTTTCCACGAAAAGACGAGAACTGGTTCATTCCACAAAATAAAAAGCTTTTTTACGAGGTACAAATACAAATTcctctttatttgatttgttacgAAATCGACCATAGATCAATTCCCTTTTTATTTAGGAGTATTGACTACACCCTAATTCTGAGCTTCATGTTACTCTTTCCAAGTGACATGTCAGGTCCAGGGCATCCCAATTGGATTGACTGGGATGACAGTTTCTCCTTGCGAGTCTGTAAAATCAGAATTTCGATCAAATCACACATCGCAGTATACAAGGCCTTCTAATTCTTTAAGAGGTTTATCTAAAAGATTCGCAATATAACTAGGAAGACATTTTAAATACCACACATGGGTTACTGGGCATGCGAGTTTGATATAGCCCATTTGATACCTTCGTATCCGAGAATCAACAAATTCGACTCCGCATTGTTCACAAAATTTCGGGTCTTCTTTTTCATCTTCGATTACTCGATAATTTCCACAAGCACAAATTTCGCTTTTTATAGGACCAAAAGTTTTTCACAAAATAATCCATCCTTTTCCGATTTATTTGTTTTGTAATGAAAAGTATAGGGTTTTGTTACCTCTCCAACTATCTCTCTATTAGGCAGGATTTTTGTGGCCCAAGCACTTATTTGTTGA
Protein-coding sequences here:
- the LOC129893446 gene encoding defensin D1-like, whose amino-acid sequence is MAKHTIFLALLFCIFLVAATEIQMAEGKYCWKKSDKWNGPCQYSYKCSHHCKHYYGAKYGICKKYKPWGHKYYWAKYACYCYSPCHY